One genomic window of Actinoplanes lobatus includes the following:
- a CDS encoding glycosyltransferase — protein MTATVHDVAILSDFRYPGGTSASIAAEIRAQARAGLTTVLVHVRSPHLKQNRPFHPLLTELIKDGSAYLAAEGEEVTARLLVVRQPRIFTEDLRSVPPIRAGRAVMVLNQAPGDAGDPARYYAFAAVRQRVQGYFGAGIEWAPISPQVRAEVLRADPGATLTGADWHEIIDGSEWWTDRPGPVSAVPVIGRHGRPDPVKWPRTVPELLQAYPDTPGMRVRILGGGELAVEKLGRTPANWEIIEFGTQEPAEFLRGIDFFVYFHDPDLIEAFGRTIMEAMAAGVPVVIGEHFRPLFGDAALYTTPEGVVPLVRSLYADPGRYRAVALRAREFVETRFGYPSHLVRLADRGVRPGAPPPPALDPPPPPPPGAVLLVSDNGVGLGHLSRLMAIGRRLPGDTPVVVATQSHGALVAHKEGFLTEYIPSRSVLNLPRSGWAELLRSRLEYLIELHRPAVVAVDSVPHDGIVAAARAHRGITWVWVRRPMWRRDTGAEWIERRDAFDHVLEPGEFAAAADEGPTVEDRAGVRLVGPITYLDPDELAEPADARQALGIEPDRPAALLQLGAGNINDIASPVARIARHLRDAGFQLVLAESAIATEPMPPVEGAQLVKLYPMSRYLRGFDLVVSASGYNSFHELIAFGIPAVFLPNRETALDDQVSRARFAAAAGAALIIEDPDGPDLDRVLAQAVRPDVREALSRRCAEVAPLNGAADAAGWLAAFIDRPEDAR, from the coding sequence ATGACCGCGACCGTCCACGACGTGGCGATCCTCTCGGATTTCCGGTACCCGGGTGGCACCTCGGCGAGCATCGCCGCCGAGATCCGCGCCCAGGCCCGGGCCGGGCTCACCACGGTGCTGGTGCACGTGAGGTCGCCGCACCTCAAACAGAACCGGCCGTTCCATCCGCTGCTCACCGAGCTGATCAAGGATGGGTCGGCGTACCTGGCGGCCGAGGGGGAGGAGGTCACCGCACGGCTGCTGGTGGTCCGGCAGCCCCGGATCTTCACCGAGGACCTGAGGAGCGTGCCGCCGATCCGGGCCGGGCGCGCCGTGATGGTGCTCAACCAGGCGCCCGGCGACGCCGGTGATCCGGCCCGCTACTACGCCTTCGCGGCCGTCCGGCAGCGGGTCCAGGGATACTTCGGGGCCGGCATCGAGTGGGCGCCGATCAGCCCGCAGGTGCGCGCCGAGGTGCTCCGGGCCGACCCGGGCGCGACCCTCACCGGCGCCGACTGGCACGAGATCATCGACGGGTCCGAGTGGTGGACCGACCGGCCCGGCCCGGTCAGCGCGGTCCCGGTGATCGGCCGGCACGGACGGCCCGACCCGGTGAAGTGGCCGCGGACCGTGCCGGAGCTGCTCCAGGCCTACCCGGACACACCCGGCATGCGGGTCCGCATCCTCGGCGGCGGCGAACTGGCCGTGGAGAAGCTCGGCCGCACCCCGGCGAACTGGGAGATCATCGAGTTCGGCACCCAGGAGCCGGCCGAGTTCCTGCGCGGGATCGACTTCTTCGTCTACTTCCACGACCCCGACCTGATCGAGGCGTTCGGGCGGACCATCATGGAGGCGATGGCGGCCGGCGTACCGGTGGTCATCGGTGAGCACTTCCGGCCACTGTTCGGCGACGCGGCGCTCTACACCACCCCCGAGGGCGTGGTCCCGCTGGTCCGCTCCCTGTACGCCGACCCCGGCCGCTACCGTGCCGTGGCGCTGCGGGCCCGCGAGTTCGTCGAGACCCGGTTCGGCTACCCGTCGCACCTGGTCCGGCTGGCCGACCGCGGCGTACGCCCGGGCGCCCCGCCACCCCCGGCGCTGGACCCGCCGCCGCCCCCGCCACCCGGTGCGGTGCTGCTGGTCAGCGACAACGGGGTCGGCCTCGGCCACCTGTCCCGGCTGATGGCGATCGGCCGGCGGCTGCCCGGCGACACCCCGGTGGTGGTCGCCACCCAGTCGCACGGCGCCCTGGTGGCCCACAAGGAGGGGTTCCTCACCGAGTACATCCCGTCCCGTTCGGTGCTCAACCTGCCCCGCAGCGGCTGGGCCGAACTGCTGCGCAGCCGCCTCGAGTACCTGATCGAGCTGCACCGCCCGGCCGTCGTGGCCGTGGACAGCGTGCCGCACGACGGCATCGTCGCGGCGGCCCGGGCCCATCGCGGGATCACCTGGGTGTGGGTGCGCCGCCCGATGTGGCGGCGTGACACCGGCGCCGAGTGGATCGAGCGGCGGGACGCCTTCGACCACGTCCTGGAGCCGGGCGAGTTCGCGGCCGCCGCCGACGAGGGCCCGACCGTCGAGGACCGGGCCGGGGTACGGCTGGTCGGCCCGATCACCTACCTCGACCCGGACGAGCTGGCCGAGCCGGCGGACGCCCGGCAGGCCCTCGGCATCGAACCGGACCGGCCGGCCGCCCTGCTCCAGCTCGGCGCCGGCAACATCAACGACATCGCGTCGCCGGTCGCCCGGATCGCCCGGCACCTGCGCGACGCCGGTTTCCAGCTGGTGCTGGCCGAGTCGGCGATCGCCACCGAGCCGATGCCCCCGGTGGAGGGGGCGCAACTCGTGAAGCTCTACCCGATGAGTCGGTATCTGCGCGGATTCGACCTGGTGGTGAGTGCCTCGGGTTACAACTCGTTCCATGAGCTGATCGCCTTCGGCATCCCGGCCGTCTTCCTGCCCAACCGGGAGACGGCCCTGGACGACCAGGTGAGCCGGGCCCGGTTCGCGGCGGCCGCGGGCGCCGCGCTGATCATCGAGGACCCGGACGGCCCGGACCTGGACCGGGTGCTGGCCCAGGCGGTACGCCCCGACGTCCGGGAGGCGCTGAGCCGTCGCTGCGCCGAGGTGGCCCCGCTCAACGGCGCCGCCGACGCCGCCGGATGGCTGGCGGCGTTCATCGACCGACCGGAGGATGCACGGTGA
- a CDS encoding glycosyltransferase family A protein: protein MRRQHTTPDAYGRELLERSWRQLTAVAPTGPATAALHTRSAAARTLLAYATARRSADELVAAAREGRLFQDADPWTLGELARVVACQDLYPGDRSDGLALFDSLLRTFGPAGVAPLHQGLHAQIAFAAGDPVRVAKLLADYPDVPAPVREALVVDLATKDEWPGRFAGLLPAPGLSLDGEAAATSFDRIRSGTVTRTGSAHRITTIVTTYRPGPELITAVRSLVAQSWTNHEILVVDDGSGDAYGAVLARAAQLDPRVRIIRMPVNGGTYRARNTGLDRASGEFVTFQDSDDWSHPLRLERQVTPLLAADGPVATTSAAIRVTEDLVVTRPGFAEFRSYNLSSLMIRREAALERLGYLDPVRKGADAEYVERARAVFGRPAVRHLDTEPLALIRLGAGSLSGTDIGPGWMIPARHAYLSAFQAWHTRVAAGQEPAVRPSAPQHRPFAVPRGLAGDAADRRSTFDVILAGDWRTRGDLAWPVAERVRAALRPGRTVAVLHLDELSGVAGRPARIDPALQQMINAGEVDQVVLSDEVHARLILVHGPAGLGFAPGTPSGVRGDRVVIESDPAWAPAAAHCAAEARRLFGVEPLWAPTGPSSRACLTAGPFGARLTAADVPGTVDLRRWQLHRPGPRADRPVIGRICTGGPAEWQRLRGILPRSPQVDVRMLDLNRPAQKPDRGWLVYRSSDLDTRGFLHQLDFYLHVPPDDDPADPGCPEVLIAMAAGCVPVLPHRFSPDFGPAAVYATAEDVPAVITRLHGDRAALLAQSEQGLAFAESHHAHARYGDAVTAFLKG from the coding sequence TTGCGCAGGCAGCACACGACACCGGACGCGTACGGCAGGGAACTGCTGGAACGCTCTTGGCGGCAACTGACCGCGGTGGCGCCCACCGGGCCGGCCACGGCCGCCCTGCACACACGGTCGGCGGCGGCCCGGACACTACTGGCGTACGCCACCGCCCGCCGCTCCGCCGACGAACTGGTCGCCGCCGCGCGGGAGGGGCGGCTGTTCCAGGACGCCGACCCGTGGACGCTCGGCGAGCTGGCCCGGGTGGTGGCGTGCCAGGATCTGTACCCCGGCGACCGCTCCGACGGGCTGGCCCTGTTCGACTCGCTGCTGCGTACCTTCGGGCCGGCCGGGGTGGCGCCCCTGCATCAGGGGCTGCACGCCCAGATCGCGTTCGCGGCCGGCGACCCGGTCCGCGTCGCCAAGCTGCTCGCCGACTACCCGGACGTGCCCGCGCCGGTCCGTGAGGCGCTGGTCGTCGACCTGGCCACCAAGGACGAGTGGCCGGGCCGGTTCGCCGGGCTGCTGCCCGCACCGGGGCTGTCGCTGGACGGCGAGGCGGCGGCGACCTCCTTCGACCGGATCCGGTCCGGGACCGTGACCCGCACCGGGTCGGCGCACCGGATCACCACGATCGTCACGACGTACCGGCCGGGACCGGAACTGATCACGGCGGTCCGGTCCCTGGTGGCGCAGAGCTGGACCAACCACGAGATCCTGGTCGTCGACGACGGGTCCGGGGACGCGTACGGGGCGGTGCTGGCCCGGGCGGCGCAGCTGGACCCGCGGGTGCGGATCATCCGGATGCCCGTCAACGGCGGCACCTACCGGGCCCGCAACACCGGCCTCGACCGCGCGAGCGGCGAGTTCGTCACCTTCCAGGACTCCGACGACTGGTCCCACCCGCTGCGGCTGGAACGCCAGGTCACCCCGCTGCTCGCCGCGGACGGACCGGTGGCGACCACCTCGGCGGCCATCCGGGTGACCGAGGACCTGGTGGTGACCCGTCCGGGATTCGCCGAGTTCCGGTCGTACAACCTGTCGTCGCTGATGATCCGCCGGGAGGCCGCCCTGGAGCGGCTCGGCTACCTCGACCCGGTACGCAAGGGCGCCGACGCCGAGTACGTGGAACGCGCCCGTGCCGTCTTCGGCCGCCCCGCCGTACGGCACCTGGACACCGAGCCGCTGGCCCTGATCCGCCTCGGCGCCGGGTCGCTGTCCGGCACCGACATCGGGCCGGGCTGGATGATCCCGGCGCGGCACGCGTACCTCTCCGCCTTCCAGGCCTGGCACACCCGGGTCGCCGCCGGGCAGGAACCGGCGGTCCGGCCGAGCGCGCCGCAGCACCGGCCGTTCGCCGTGCCCCGCGGTCTGGCCGGGGACGCGGCGGACCGGCGGTCCACCTTCGACGTCATCCTGGCCGGTGACTGGCGGACCCGCGGCGACCTGGCCTGGCCGGTCGCCGAGCGGGTACGGGCGGCGCTCCGGCCCGGCCGCACGGTCGCCGTCCTGCACCTCGACGAGCTGAGCGGCGTCGCGGGCCGCCCGGCCCGGATCGATCCCGCCCTGCAACAGATGATCAACGCCGGGGAGGTGGACCAGGTGGTGCTCTCCGACGAGGTGCACGCCCGGTTGATCCTGGTGCACGGCCCGGCCGGGCTCGGGTTCGCGCCCGGCACCCCGTCCGGGGTCCGCGGCGACCGGGTGGTCATCGAGTCCGACCCGGCGTGGGCTCCGGCCGCCGCCCACTGCGCCGCGGAGGCCCGTCGGCTGTTCGGCGTCGAGCCGCTGTGGGCGCCCACCGGACCGTCGTCCCGCGCCTGCCTGACCGCCGGCCCGTTCGGCGCCCGGCTCACCGCCGCCGACGTGCCCGGCACCGTCGACCTGCGCCGCTGGCAGCTGCACCGGCCCGGCCCGCGCGCCGACCGCCCGGTGATCGGCCGGATCTGCACGGGCGGCCCGGCGGAATGGCAGCGGCTGCGCGGCATCCTGCCCCGGTCCCCGCAGGTCGACGTCCGGATGCTGGACCTCAACCGCCCGGCCCAGAAGCCGGACCGCGGCTGGCTGGTCTACCGCTCATCCGACCTGGACACCCGCGGATTCCTCCACCAGCTGGACTTCTACCTGCACGTGCCGCCGGACGACGACCCGGCCGACCCGGGCTGCCCCGAGGTGCTGATCGCCATGGCGGCCGGCTGCGTGCCGGTCCTGCCGCACCGGTTCAGCCCCGACTTCGGCCCGGCGGCCGTCTACGCCACCGCCGAGGACGTCCCGGCCGTGATCACCCGCCTGCACGGCGACCGGGCCGCCCTGCTCGCCCAGAGCGAGCAGGGCCTGGCCTTCGCCGAGTCCCATCACGCCCACGCCCGCTACGGGGACGCGGTCACCGCCTTCCTCAAGGGGTGA
- a CDS encoding acyltransferase family protein encodes MTVTLPGRRNRPAPAAAHPAYRGDIEGLRAVAVLLVVLAHVGVPGVAGGFLGVDVFFVVSGFLITTLLRREIASTGRVDLVRFYARRAVRLLPVATLVILVSLAGAWLWAPPSRFASFAHDALAAATYTMNLRLAGAETDYFGDPAPSPFQHFWSLAVEEQFYLAWPLILLLARGRWALGVLTAGTVASFAWSMSKTGYFGTEGRAWELGAGAILSYLAFRRELPWLGWTGLAAVLLGAVTADESHTFPGLAVAGAVAVIAANGNRLLETAPMRWLGRMSYGWYLWHWPLLLLAPAGLAARTAAATVALGLAVASHHLLENPVRHHRLWAVHPRRGLFLGLGLSAAAAAIAGAGMTHPPAVPAKGTAADARRAVAAAGNPAITLNRLLLAGQTATDLPRNLNPTLAGAARQRLAPQLDGCHVGLSGPFRPKSDCAYGDRASNRVVVLFGDSHALQWFPTMEALARRHGWRLHSFTRSSCSPAEIAVNERRAQARYLECDDWRREVLTRIARLRPGLVVVSSSVNYRQVLADPSADPDAVWQTGWVRTLAALKRASRNVTMLVDTPFLTVVPADCLSTRSTSIAGCAAPRRDVLPEPRWREIQRATAVAARIPVVDPVPWLCAAKCPLVVGDTLVYRDSNHLTEAYAKVVAPLMEPHLPRV; translated from the coding sequence ATGACCGTCACGCTGCCCGGGCGCCGGAACCGTCCGGCGCCCGCCGCGGCGCACCCGGCGTACCGGGGCGACATCGAGGGGCTGCGCGCCGTCGCGGTGCTGCTCGTCGTCCTGGCCCACGTGGGCGTGCCCGGGGTGGCCGGGGGGTTCCTCGGCGTCGACGTCTTCTTCGTCGTCTCCGGGTTCCTGATCACCACGCTCCTGCGCCGGGAGATCGCGTCGACCGGGCGGGTCGATCTGGTGCGGTTCTACGCACGCCGGGCCGTCCGGCTGCTGCCGGTGGCCACCCTGGTGATCCTGGTGAGCCTGGCCGGCGCCTGGCTCTGGGCGCCGCCCAGCCGGTTCGCCTCGTTCGCGCACGACGCGCTGGCCGCCGCCACCTACACGATGAACCTGCGTCTCGCCGGCGCCGAGACCGACTACTTCGGGGACCCGGCGCCGTCGCCGTTCCAGCACTTCTGGTCACTGGCCGTGGAGGAGCAGTTCTACCTGGCCTGGCCGCTGATCCTCCTGCTGGCCCGGGGGCGGTGGGCGCTGGGCGTACTCACCGCCGGCACGGTCGCCTCGTTCGCCTGGAGCATGTCAAAAACCGGATATTTCGGTACGGAGGGGAGGGCCTGGGAACTCGGCGCCGGCGCGATCCTCAGCTACCTGGCGTTCCGGCGGGAACTGCCGTGGCTCGGCTGGACCGGGCTCGCGGCCGTCCTGCTCGGGGCGGTCACCGCCGACGAGAGCCACACCTTCCCCGGGCTCGCGGTCGCCGGCGCCGTCGCCGTCATCGCCGCGAACGGCAACCGGCTGCTGGAGACGGCGCCGATGCGCTGGCTCGGCCGGATGTCCTACGGCTGGTACCTCTGGCACTGGCCGCTGCTGCTGCTCGCGCCCGCCGGCCTCGCCGCCCGGACCGCCGCCGCCACCGTCGCGCTGGGACTCGCCGTCGCGAGCCACCACCTGCTGGAGAACCCGGTACGTCACCACCGCCTGTGGGCGGTACACCCCCGTCGCGGCCTGTTCCTCGGGCTCGGCCTGTCCGCCGCGGCCGCCGCCATCGCCGGCGCCGGCATGACCCACCCGCCGGCCGTCCCCGCCAAGGGCACCGCCGCCGACGCACGGCGGGCCGTCGCCGCGGCCGGGAACCCGGCGATCACCCTGAACCGGCTGCTCCTCGCCGGGCAGACCGCCACCGACCTGCCGCGAAATCTCAACCCCACGCTGGCGGGCGCGGCCCGGCAGCGGCTCGCCCCGCAACTCGACGGCTGCCACGTCGGGCTGTCCGGACCGTTCCGGCCGAAGAGCGACTGCGCCTACGGCGACCGCGCCTCGAACCGGGTGGTGGTGCTGTTCGGCGACTCGCACGCCCTCCAGTGGTTCCCCACCATGGAGGCGCTCGCCCGGCGGCACGGCTGGCGGCTCCACAGCTTCACCCGCAGCTCGTGCAGCCCGGCCGAGATCGCCGTCAACGAGCGCCGGGCCCAGGCCCGCTACCTGGAGTGCGACGACTGGCGGCGGGAGGTGCTGACCCGGATCGCGCGACTGCGGCCCGGGCTCGTGGTGGTCTCGTCCAGCGTCAACTACCGGCAGGTGCTGGCCGACCCGTCGGCCGACCCGGACGCCGTCTGGCAGACCGGCTGGGTACGCACCCTGGCCGCCCTCAAGCGCGCCTCCCGGAACGTGACGATGCTGGTCGACACGCCGTTCCTCACGGTGGTGCCGGCCGACTGCCTGAGCACCCGGTCGACGTCGATCGCCGGCTGCGCCGCCCCACGCCGGGACGTGCTGCCCGAGCCGCGGTGGCGGGAGATCCAGCGCGCCACCGCGGTGGCCGCCCGGATCCCGGTGGTCGACCCGGTGCCGTGGCTGTGCGCCGCGAAGTGCCCGCTCGTGGTCGGGGACACCCTGGTCTACCGGGACAGCAATCACCTGACGGAGGCGTACGCCAAGGTCGTCGCCCCGTTGATGGAGCCGCACCTGCCGCGGGTGTGA
- a CDS encoding O-methyltransferase, translated as MSTLSRTRRRLPRLTSPQIAVPVSAGVLCAGAVATAVTGYDRIAVSLLALLGGVIVAGLLLVYRRLAKVQKAGVAAQRDLRTTVEEMQRRLIAAVERERLTAGDRHLELAEAVARVRQLTERKAGSAQVLSLPREFEATVQLFQGFTPRAPMPSSGDFALNPTGLLELLHLIRTRKPRLVLELGSGTSSVWIAYVLEKSGGKLVSLDHEPGYANRTRQALTAHGLTKVAVVRDAPLAPVNIEGRDYPWYDPEALADLHDIDFVLIDGPPAAVGADARFPALHMIEKRLADRATVVFDDAGRPDEQAALAAWTERYDGLTREGELLGRHAVLAFARPPAMAATRG; from the coding sequence ATGAGCACCCTGAGCCGAACACGTCGCCGGCTGCCGCGTTTGACCAGCCCGCAGATCGCGGTGCCGGTGTCCGCCGGCGTCCTCTGCGCCGGGGCCGTGGCCACCGCGGTCACCGGGTACGACAGGATCGCCGTCTCCCTGCTCGCGCTGCTCGGCGGCGTGATCGTGGCCGGGCTGCTGCTGGTGTACCGGCGTCTCGCCAAGGTGCAGAAGGCCGGCGTCGCCGCCCAGCGGGACCTGCGGACCACGGTCGAGGAGATGCAGCGCCGCCTGATCGCCGCCGTGGAGCGGGAGCGGCTCACCGCCGGCGACCGGCACCTGGAGCTGGCCGAGGCGGTCGCCCGGGTCCGGCAGCTCACCGAGCGCAAGGCCGGCTCCGCCCAGGTGCTCTCGCTGCCCCGCGAGTTCGAGGCGACCGTCCAGCTGTTCCAGGGCTTCACCCCGCGCGCGCCGATGCCGTCGTCCGGTGACTTCGCGCTCAACCCCACCGGCCTGCTGGAGCTGCTGCACCTGATCCGGACCCGCAAACCGCGCCTGGTCCTGGAACTGGGCAGCGGCACCTCGTCGGTGTGGATCGCCTACGTGCTGGAGAAGTCCGGTGGCAAGCTCGTCTCGCTGGACCACGAGCCGGGGTACGCGAACCGGACCCGGCAGGCGCTGACCGCCCACGGGCTCACCAAGGTCGCCGTGGTGCGCGACGCACCGCTCGCCCCGGTCAACATCGAGGGCCGCGACTACCCCTGGTACGACCCGGAGGCGCTGGCCGACCTGCACGACATCGACTTCGTGCTGATCGACGGCCCGCCCGCGGCGGTCGGCGCGGACGCCCGCTTCCCGGCCCTGCACATGATCGAGAAGCGGCTCGCCGACCGGGCCACCGTGGTCTTCGACGACGCCGGGCGGCCCGACGAGCAGGCCGCGCTGGCCGCCTGGACGGAGCGGTACGACGGGCTGACCCGGGAGGGTGAGCTGCTCGGCCGGCACGCCGTGCTGGCGTTCGCCCGGCCGCCGGCGATGGCCGCCACCCGCGGCTGA
- a CDS encoding glycosyltransferase family A protein: MADAQPVALLDDHVALAGAGAEVSLPNSAMRTRSVAARRVLARAAGVDLEEALEAARAGDARRLRRRADPARLAGLAQTIALQEELPGDRDDALALYGLLRSALPPEHQALHTQLVYAWQGPEKARELLGAYRRIPAPAREALEIDLANPYAGGSVPEEVWLARFGRLFPDPPPVLTAAPERTPFDRLAGSAGQPAETGGERVTVVVTSYRPGPGLLTAVRSIAAQSWPDLEIIVVDDASPPEHDAVLAAAEDLDPRVRLVRLPENGGTYAARNAGLEVARGDFVTFQDSDDWSHPRRVELQLRPLLDDPSVVASTSEGLSVTDQLVMTRPGIRRGRVNVSSLLFRREPVIGRIGWFDEVRKAADSEFLERIQKAFGKRAVRRVSRTLALIRLSEGSLSRAEIRAYWMHPARTAYMSAYRCWHASAGPLHRARSGADRPFVAPAHLSGGTAARRYDVVVAADWRFLAGVQRSALAEIAALRESGRTVAILHLEALRSVHRQRRGLSPGVQRLINAGRLDQVLETDPVEVGMVLVRQPEVLQFAPEDGCRIRPGRLLVVADRAPARRDGADRRYTVDAAGAAATRLFGAAPLWCPQDRGVRALLDGVELTAFDLPAVIEPHDVARPLPDPHGPAVIGTDLCDAGEWPADLAAALDVPRRCAGADVRLRLPESPLRPSGVPASWLVYEAADLDPRTFAAQLDFYLHFPPEEAVELVSRPALEAAATGCVVLVPPRLTAAFGDAAVPCAPADVPALLRRYQSDPDLYTAQSRRARTAVERDYRPGLLAERIGTLLPSAPAEGVTRPRSAPLPRGKCTQEELSA, from the coding sequence ATGGCTGACGCGCAGCCGGTCGCATTGCTGGACGATCACGTGGCCCTGGCGGGCGCCGGGGCGGAGGTTTCGCTGCCGAACTCGGCGATGCGCACCCGCTCGGTGGCGGCCCGCCGGGTCCTGGCCCGCGCGGCCGGCGTCGACCTCGAGGAGGCGCTGGAGGCGGCCCGGGCGGGCGACGCGCGCCGGCTGCGGCGCCGGGCCGACCCCGCACGTCTCGCCGGGCTGGCGCAGACCATCGCCCTCCAGGAGGAGCTGCCCGGTGACCGGGACGACGCGCTGGCCCTGTACGGGCTGCTGCGGTCCGCCCTCCCGCCCGAGCACCAGGCCCTGCACACCCAGCTGGTCTACGCCTGGCAGGGCCCGGAGAAGGCCCGGGAGCTGCTCGGGGCGTACCGGCGGATCCCGGCCCCGGCCCGGGAGGCCCTGGAGATCGACCTGGCCAACCCGTACGCCGGTGGATCGGTCCCGGAGGAGGTCTGGCTGGCCCGGTTCGGCCGGCTCTTCCCGGACCCGCCGCCGGTGCTGACGGCCGCCCCCGAACGGACCCCGTTCGACCGGCTCGCCGGATCGGCCGGGCAGCCCGCGGAGACGGGTGGCGAGCGGGTCACGGTCGTGGTGACCTCGTACCGGCCCGGGCCGGGCCTGCTCACCGCGGTCCGGTCGATCGCCGCCCAGTCCTGGCCGGACCTGGAGATCATCGTGGTGGACGACGCGTCGCCGCCCGAGCACGACGCCGTCCTGGCCGCCGCCGAGGACCTGGACCCCCGGGTGCGACTGGTCCGGCTGCCGGAGAACGGGGGCACCTACGCGGCCCGCAACGCCGGGCTGGAGGTGGCCCGCGGCGACTTCGTCACCTTCCAGGACTCCGACGACTGGTCGCATCCGCGCCGGGTCGAGCTGCAACTGCGGCCACTGCTCGACGACCCCTCCGTGGTGGCGTCCACCTCGGAGGGGCTCAGCGTCACCGATCAGCTGGTGATGACCCGCCCGGGGATCCGGCGCGGCCGGGTCAACGTGTCGTCGCTGCTGTTCCGCCGGGAGCCGGTGATCGGGCGGATCGGCTGGTTCGACGAGGTGCGCAAGGCCGCCGACTCGGAGTTCCTGGAGCGGATCCAGAAGGCCTTCGGCAAGCGGGCGGTCCGGCGGGTCAGCCGTACGCTGGCCCTGATCCGGCTCTCCGAGGGCTCCCTGTCGCGGGCCGAGATCCGGGCCTACTGGATGCACCCGGCGCGGACCGCGTACATGTCGGCGTACCGGTGCTGGCACGCCTCGGCCGGTCCGCTGCACCGGGCCCGGTCCGGCGCCGACCGCCCGTTCGTGGCGCCGGCGCACCTCAGCGGCGGCACGGCGGCCCGCCGGTACGACGTCGTGGTCGCCGCCGACTGGCGGTTCCTGGCCGGGGTCCAGCGGTCCGCGCTCGCCGAGATCGCCGCCCTGCGCGAGTCCGGCCGAACGGTCGCGATCCTGCACCTGGAGGCGCTGCGCTCGGTGCACCGGCAGCGTCGTGGCCTCAGCCCCGGGGTGCAGCGCCTGATCAACGCCGGCCGGCTGGACCAGGTGCTGGAGACCGACCCGGTCGAGGTCGGGATGGTGCTGGTCCGGCAGCCGGAGGTGCTCCAGTTCGCGCCGGAAGACGGCTGCCGGATCCGGCCCGGCCGGCTGCTCGTGGTGGCCGACCGGGCGCCGGCCCGCCGGGACGGCGCCGACCGCCGGTACACCGTGGACGCGGCCGGCGCGGCGGCCACCCGGCTCTTCGGCGCCGCCCCCCTCTGGTGCCCGCAGGACCGGGGCGTACGCGCACTGCTGGACGGCGTGGAGCTGACCGCCTTCGACCTGCCGGCCGTGATCGAGCCGCACGACGTGGCCCGTCCACTTCCCGATCCGCACGGCCCGGCCGTGATCGGCACCGACCTGTGCGACGCCGGCGAGTGGCCCGCCGACCTGGCAGCGGCGCTGGACGTGCCGCGCCGCTGCGCCGGGGCCGACGTCCGGCTCCGGCTGCCGGAGAGCCCGCTGCGGCCGTCCGGCGTGCCCGCGTCGTGGCTGGTCTACGAGGCGGCCGACCTGGACCCCCGGACGTTCGCCGCGCAGCTCGACTTCTACCTGCACTTCCCCCCGGAGGAGGCGGTCGAGCTGGTGTCCCGGCCGGCCCTGGAGGCGGCCGCCACCGGCTGCGTGGTGCTGGTGCCGCCGCGTCTCACGGCCGCGTTCGGCGACGCCGCGGTGCCCTGCGCCCCGGCCGACGTGCCGGCCCTGCTGCGCCGCTACCAGTCCGATCCGGACCTCTACACCGCGCAGAGCCGGCGGGCCCGGACCGCCGTCGAACGCGACTATCGCCCCGGGCTTCTGGCCGAGCGGATCGGCACTCTGCTCCCGAGTGCGCCGGCCGAGGGCGTAACGAGGCCGCGATCCGCCCCGTTACCCCGGGGGAAGTGCACCCAGGAGGAGTTGTCAGCATGA